One Chitinophagaceae bacterium C216 genomic window carries:
- the cca gene encoding Multifunctional CCA protein, giving the protein MDIELNDQEKIIIDKIADAAQELHLESYLVGGFVRDKLLDRPTKDADVVCVGDGIALAKAVAARFLPVPKVNIFKNFGTAQIKTTLRTPQGKDITFEIEFVGARKESYQRHSRKPQVQPGTLEDDQKRRDFTINALAISLNKNNFGKLIDPFGGLKHLEDKTIITPLDPEQTFSDDPLRMMRAIRFATQLNFTIASETLLAITDQAERIKIISQERITDELNKIILAPKPSVGFDLLYKTGLLALIFPKMAALAGAEYIDGHGHKDNFYHTLQVLDNVAQKSNDLWLRWAAILHDIGKPATKKFEEGHGWTFHGHEVVGGKMVPKIFNELKLPLNEKMRFVKKLVMLHLRPISLTKENITDSAIRRLLFDAGDDFEALMTLCEADITSKNKQKVQRYLDNFKLVRRRCKEVEEKDHIRNWQPPIDGVEIMQLFNLPPSKPVGILKDSLKDAILDGAVANTREAALEYLYQKAREIGVYQ; this is encoded by the coding sequence ATGGATATTGAATTAAACGACCAGGAAAAAATCATCATCGATAAAATAGCTGATGCAGCACAGGAGTTACATCTGGAAAGCTATCTGGTAGGAGGATTTGTACGCGATAAATTGCTGGACCGGCCTACCAAAGATGCGGATGTAGTATGTGTAGGTGATGGCATTGCACTGGCTAAAGCAGTAGCTGCAAGATTCTTACCTGTGCCCAAAGTGAACATATTTAAGAACTTTGGTACTGCACAAATAAAGACTACCCTACGCACACCACAAGGCAAAGACATCACCTTTGAAATTGAATTTGTAGGTGCCCGTAAAGAAAGCTACCAACGCCATAGCCGCAAACCACAAGTACAACCCGGCACATTAGAGGATGATCAGAAAAGAAGAGATTTCACTATCAATGCACTGGCTATCAGCCTCAATAAAAACAATTTCGGAAAGCTAATCGACCCATTCGGCGGTCTAAAACATCTTGAAGACAAAACCATTATTACGCCGCTCGACCCGGAACAGACTTTCAGTGATGACCCGTTGCGCATGATGCGCGCCATTCGCTTTGCTACACAATTGAATTTTACCATCGCTAGCGAAACACTGTTGGCAATCACCGATCAAGCAGAACGAATTAAAATCATATCACAGGAAAGAATTACAGACGAACTCAATAAAATTATTCTAGCACCTAAGCCTTCAGTGGGTTTTGACCTGCTGTATAAAACCGGACTGCTCGCACTTATCTTCCCCAAGATGGCTGCGTTGGCGGGTGCGGAATATATCGATGGCCACGGCCACAAAGACAATTTCTATCACACCCTACAGGTACTGGATAATGTTGCCCAAAAAAGCAATGACCTATGGTTGAGATGGGCAGCTATATTGCACGATATAGGTAAACCCGCCACCAAAAAGTTTGAAGAAGGTCACGGCTGGACCTTTCACGGGCATGAAGTAGTAGGCGGAAAAATGGTGCCTAAAATCTTCAACGAGCTGAAGCTACCCCTCAACGAAAAAATGCGTTTTGTGAAAAAGCTGGTAATGCTTCACTTGCGCCCTATCAGCCTTACAAAAGAAAATATTACCGACTCCGCCATACGCCGGTTACTATTCGATGCCGGCGATGACTTCGAGGCACTTATGACCTTGTGCGAAGCCGATATTACCAGTAAAAACAAACAAAAAGTGCAGCGCTACCTCGACAACTTTAAGCTGGTACGTAGGCGCTGCAAGGAAGTGGAAGAAAAAGACCATATCCGCAATTGGCAGCCTCCTATTGATGGCGTAGAAATCATGCAACTGTTCAATCTTCCCCCATCCAAGCCGGTGGGCATTTTAAAAGACAGCTTAAAAGATGCCATTCTAGATGGCGCTGTAGCCAATACCCGCGAAGCGGCACTGGAATACCTTTATCAAAAAGCAAGGGAAATCGGCGTTTATCAGTAA
- the dapD gene encoding 2,3,4,5-tetrahydropyridine-2,6-dicarboxylate N-succinyltransferase has protein sequence MQDLILEAWANRELLKDKKYSDAVREVIEGLDKGALRVAEKNGDKWKVNEWVKQAILMYFAIQPMQTWDVDPFEYYDKMLLKKDYEKLGVRAVPPATARYGSYLAKNVVLMPSYVNIGAYVDEGTMVDTWATVGSCAQIGKNVHLSGGVGIGGVLEPLQASPVIIEDGCFLGSRCIVVEGVIVEKEAVLGANVVLTKSTRIIDVSKEVPIETKGRIPARSVVIPGTYTKKFPAGEYQVPCALIIGKRKASTDLKTSLNDALRDFNVAV, from the coding sequence ATGCAGGATCTAATATTAGAAGCTTGGGCAAACCGAGAATTGCTAAAAGACAAGAAATACAGCGATGCTGTACGTGAAGTAATTGAAGGATTAGACAAAGGCGCTTTGCGTGTTGCCGAAAAAAACGGAGATAAATGGAAAGTGAATGAGTGGGTAAAACAGGCTATCCTGATGTATTTTGCCATACAGCCCATGCAAACTTGGGATGTAGATCCCTTTGAGTATTACGATAAAATGTTATTGAAGAAGGATTATGAGAAGCTGGGCGTTAGGGCTGTACCACCGGCAACGGCACGCTATGGTTCCTATCTGGCTAAAAACGTAGTATTGATGCCTTCTTATGTAAACATTGGTGCCTATGTAGATGAAGGCACTATGGTGGATACATGGGCTACAGTAGGAAGCTGTGCGCAGATTGGCAAAAACGTGCATCTGAGTGGAGGTGTGGGTATCGGAGGAGTGTTGGAACCCTTACAAGCCAGTCCGGTAATTATAGAAGACGGATGTTTCCTGGGTAGCCGCTGTATTGTGGTAGAAGGAGTAATCGTAGAAAAAGAAGCGGTATTGGGTGCTAATGTGGTGCTTACCAAAAGTACGCGTATTATCGACGTAAGTAAGGAAGTGCCTATAGAGACAAAGGGACGTATTCCTGCTCGTAGTGTGGTAATCCCCGGAACCTATACTAAAAAATTCCCAGCAGGAGAATATCAAGTACCCTGTGCGCTGATTATTGGGAAACGTAAAGCCAGCACTGATTTAAAAACTAGCCTCAACGACGCTTTGCGTGATTTCAACGTAGCGGTTTAA
- the rsgA gene encoding Small ribosomal subunit biogenesis GTPase RsgA encodes MKALVYRSTGSWYTVKDEKGQFYNARIKGVFKIDDDITSTNPIAVGDEVTIEPENVTEDTAIITDILPRKNYINRQSPRVKHQQHIIAANLDQSLLIATLKDPRTSQGFIDRFLVVCEMYHVPAVIVFNKIDIYRDKEQEKLKELQEMYAALGYKVFPVSVEHKSGLDTLEALLKDRTTLVSGHSGVGKSTFINYLLPDQQIKTQTVSKWSGKGLHTTTFATMYDLPEGGRIIDTPGIRELAVTGLEREELSHYFPEMRERLHDCRYNNCIHINEPDCAIKEAVNNGHIHPDRYVSYLTILESINTKNY; translated from the coding sequence TTGAAAGCGCTCGTATATAGGTCAACCGGCAGTTGGTATACTGTTAAGGACGAAAAAGGTCAATTTTATAATGCTCGTATCAAGGGTGTATTTAAGATTGACGATGACATTACGAGCACAAACCCTATTGCTGTAGGTGATGAAGTAACAATAGAACCGGAAAATGTAACGGAGGATACAGCCATTATCACTGATATCCTTCCTCGAAAAAATTACATCAACCGTCAGTCGCCACGGGTAAAGCATCAGCAGCATATTATTGCTGCTAATTTGGATCAGTCATTGCTTATAGCCACTTTGAAAGATCCCCGCACCTCGCAAGGATTTATCGATCGTTTTTTGGTGGTTTGCGAGATGTATCACGTACCTGCCGTTATTGTTTTTAATAAAATTGATATCTATCGCGATAAAGAACAGGAGAAACTAAAAGAGTTGCAGGAGATGTATGCTGCTCTGGGATATAAAGTCTTTCCTGTGAGTGTAGAGCATAAAAGCGGTCTTGACACTTTAGAGGCTTTACTAAAAGATCGAACCACACTGGTTAGTGGTCATAGTGGTGTGGGAAAATCTACATTTATTAATTATCTACTACCTGATCAGCAAATTAAAACCCAAACCGTGAGTAAGTGGAGCGGAAAAGGGCTGCATACTACTACTTTTGCCACCATGTACGATTTGCCGGAAGGAGGGAGAATAATAGATACCCCCGGTATTCGGGAGCTGGCCGTTACAGGACTGGAAAGAGAAGAACTCTCTCATTATTTTCCAGAAATGCGCGAACGTCTGCACGATTGTCGCTACAATAACTGTATACATATCAATGAACCTGATTGTGCCATTAAGGAAGCTGTTAATAACGGGCACATTCACCCCGACAGATATGTGAGTTATCTTACTATTCTGGAAAGTATCAACACTAAGAATTACTGA
- the tsaC gene encoding Threonylcarbamoyl-AMP synthase yields the protein MVFEADIKKCIEVLQSGGTILYPTDTVWGIGCDATNPEAVSKVYALKKRDDSKALIVLVASERDILHHTASVDLGLFDYLDTVSKPTTVIYEHGLGFADNLLAEDGSIAIRICKDEFCRALIKRFGKPIVSTSANISGEPTPSQFAAINEPIKNGVDYVVQYRQDDNSPAQPSSIIRWNDGTPEIIRK from the coding sequence ATGGTTTTTGAAGCAGATATCAAAAAATGTATTGAAGTATTGCAATCAGGTGGCACCATCTTATACCCTACCGATACCGTATGGGGTATTGGATGTGATGCTACCAATCCCGAGGCAGTTTCAAAAGTATATGCATTAAAAAAACGCGACGATAGTAAAGCGCTCATTGTATTAGTTGCTTCCGAGCGCGATATCCTACACCACACCGCCTCGGTAGATTTAGGGCTTTTCGATTATCTCGATACCGTCAGCAAACCCACCACTGTTATTTATGAACACGGATTGGGTTTTGCCGACAACCTGCTTGCCGAAGACGGCAGTATTGCCATCAGAATTTGTAAGGACGAATTCTGTAGAGCACTCATCAAGCGTTTTGGAAAACCGATTGTTTCAACCTCGGCCAATATTTCCGGAGAACCTACACCCTCGCAATTTGCGGCTATTAATGAGCCTATTAAAAACGGAGTGGATTATGTGGTACAATATCGCCAGGATGATAACAGTCCAGCACAGCCTTCATCCATCATACGCTGGAACGATGGTACCCCAGAAATTATTCGAAAATAA
- the metF gene encoding 5,10-methylenetetrahydrofolate reductase, which translates to MKVIEHINRAKEKNETLISFEVLPPLKGKGIEALYEHMDPLMEFHPAYINVTYHRSEHEFRKNPDGSFKKVTIRKRPGTESICAAIMNKYNVDTVPHLICGGFSITETEDALINLQYLGIDNVLVLRGDAAKHETAFIPHPDGHRYAIDLLKQVVNLNNGIYLEEELINSRKTSFCIGVAGYPEKHFEAPNMETDLVYLKAKVDAGADYIVTQMFFDNAKYYAFVDACRAKGINVPIIPGLKPISTKKQLTTLPKVFSIDLPSELCNEVLKCKNNEDVEKVGEEWLLEQSRDLKKNGVPVLHYYTLGKPHIIANAIKRL; encoded by the coding sequence ATGAAGGTAATAGAACACATTAATAGGGCGAAGGAGAAAAACGAAACGCTGATATCTTTTGAAGTACTACCTCCCTTGAAGGGCAAAGGCATCGAAGCGCTTTATGAGCATATGGACCCGTTAATGGAGTTTCATCCTGCCTATATCAACGTTACCTACCATCGCAGCGAGCACGAATTCCGCAAAAATCCCGATGGCAGCTTTAAAAAAGTTACCATCCGCAAAAGACCCGGAACCGAAAGCATATGTGCCGCTATTATGAACAAGTACAACGTAGATACGGTACCTCACCTAATCTGCGGTGGATTCAGTATTACCGAAACCGAAGACGCACTCATCAACCTGCAATACCTCGGAATTGACAATGTGCTGGTATTGCGTGGCGATGCCGCTAAGCACGAAACCGCGTTTATACCGCATCCCGATGGGCATCGATATGCTATCGACTTATTAAAACAGGTAGTCAATCTCAATAATGGCATCTATTTAGAAGAAGAACTCATCAATAGTCGCAAGACATCCTTCTGCATAGGTGTGGCCGGATATCCCGAAAAGCATTTCGAGGCACCTAATATGGAAACCGATTTGGTTTACCTGAAAGCCAAAGTAGATGCAGGAGCGGATTATATCGTTACCCAGATGTTTTTCGACAACGCCAAATACTACGCCTTTGTGGATGCTTGTCGGGCCAAAGGTATTAATGTACCTATCATTCCAGGTCTCAAGCCCATATCTACCAAGAAACAGTTAACTACCTTGCCCAAAGTTTTCTCCATAGACCTTCCTAGCGAGCTTTGCAATGAAGTATTGAAATGCAAAAACAACGAAGATGTGGAAAAAGTGGGCGAAGAGTGGCTGCTGGAGCAAAGCCGCGACCTAAAGAAGAACGGTGTACCGGTATTACACTATTACACACTGGGCAAACCGCATATCATAGCAAATGCAATTAAACGATTATAA
- the glpG_1 gene encoding Rhomboid protease GlpG — MGGYLCPMSDFYYRPAEKFPPAIKNLIAINVVVWLAQVLFDSRFNLTDRIGLWPVNSPFFHAWQIVTHMFAHAASGPYMFFHILFNMFTLWMFGRVLENLWGSKRFLIFYLLCGLGAAVTHLAMQYFMGAHDVAVGASGAVFGVLVAFAMTFPNTELYIMFIPVPIKAKWAILGLVAIDLFGGISQVSGDNIAHFAHLGGAITGFILLKIWNKTNRRTLY; from the coding sequence TTGGGGGGTTATCTTTGCCCAATGAGTGATTTTTATTACAGACCGGCAGAAAAGTTCCCCCCGGCGATTAAAAACTTGATTGCCATTAATGTAGTAGTATGGTTGGCTCAGGTTCTTTTTGATTCGCGCTTTAATCTTACCGATAGAATTGGGCTGTGGCCTGTAAACTCTCCTTTCTTCCATGCTTGGCAAATCGTTACCCACATGTTTGCCCATGCTGCGTCTGGGCCTTACATGTTTTTTCATATTCTTTTTAATATGTTCACCCTGTGGATGTTCGGACGTGTGCTGGAAAACCTGTGGGGATCTAAAAGATTTCTGATATTTTATCTACTGTGCGGACTAGGCGCTGCAGTCACCCATCTGGCCATGCAATATTTTATGGGCGCGCACGATGTAGCGGTAGGTGCTTCAGGAGCCGTATTTGGTGTTTTAGTGGCTTTCGCCATGACCTTTCCCAACACCGAATTGTACATCATGTTCATTCCTGTACCCATTAAAGCCAAATGGGCTATTTTAGGATTGGTAGCCATAGATTTGTTCGGTGGTATTTCGCAGGTAAGCGGTGATAATATTGCACATTTTGCCCACCTCGGAGGCGCCATTACCGGTTTTATTTTGCTTAAAATTTGGAACAAAACCAATCGTAGGACGTTATATTAG
- the pheS gene encoding Phenylalanine--tRNA ligase alpha subunit yields MRAMQDLLQKIEAYKAEVSSFNATDTKQVEEFRIKWLGSKGLVKSLMGEMKNVPNEQKREAGQLLNEFKNFVEEKFNALKEATEASEQSGATLDLTLPGDETPLGSRHPIALMRNRIIAIFQRLGFAVAEGPEIEDDWHNFTALNLPEHHPARDMQDTFYIDAGQNSAVDWLLRTHTSNTQIREMEKGKLPIRVICPGRVYRNETISARSHCFFHQVEGLYIDENVSFADLKQTLYFFVKEMYGQDVRVRFRPSYFPFTEPSAEMDVSCFICGGEGCNICKKTGWVEILGCGMVHPNVLQNCGINPEKYTGFAFGMGVERPAMLKYGINDIRLFSENDVRFLKQFTSAL; encoded by the coding sequence TTGCGGGCTATGCAGGACTTGTTACAGAAAATAGAAGCGTATAAAGCAGAAGTAAGCTCGTTTAATGCAACGGATACTAAGCAAGTGGAAGAATTTCGCATTAAATGGCTGGGATCAAAGGGGCTGGTGAAAAGCCTGATGGGCGAAATGAAAAACGTGCCTAACGAGCAAAAGCGTGAGGCGGGTCAGTTGCTGAACGAGTTTAAAAATTTTGTGGAAGAGAAGTTTAATGCCTTAAAGGAAGCTACGGAAGCATCAGAGCAAAGTGGGGCGACCCTTGATTTGACCCTACCCGGAGATGAAACTCCGCTAGGTAGTAGACACCCAATTGCTTTAATGCGTAACCGTATTATTGCTATTTTCCAGCGACTGGGATTTGCAGTGGCTGAGGGTCCTGAAATAGAAGATGACTGGCATAATTTTACTGCGTTGAATTTGCCCGAGCATCACCCTGCACGGGATATGCAGGATACTTTTTATATCGATGCGGGTCAAAACAGTGCGGTAGACTGGTTGCTACGTACACATACTAGCAATACGCAGATCCGTGAAATGGAAAAGGGCAAACTGCCTATCCGTGTGATTTGTCCCGGACGTGTATATCGTAACGAAACCATCAGTGCACGAAGCCATTGTTTCTTCCATCAGGTAGAAGGTTTATATATCGATGAGAATGTTTCTTTTGCGGACCTGAAACAAACACTGTACTTCTTCGTAAAAGAAATGTACGGGCAGGACGTGCGTGTTCGCTTCCGTCCTTCTTATTTCCCTTTTACCGAACCGAGTGCCGAAATGGACGTAAGCTGTTTTATTTGCGGCGGTGAGGGTTGTAACATTTGTAAGAAAACCGGATGGGTAGAAATACTGGGCTGCGGTATGGTGCATCCTAATGTATTACAAAATTGCGGCATCAACCCCGAAAAGTATACAGGCTTTGCCTTTGGGATGGGAGTTGAGCGCCCTGCCATGCTGAAATACGGCATCAATGATATCCGCCTGTTTAGCGAAAACGATGTACGCTTCCTGAAGCAGTTTACGAGCGCGTTGTAG
- the kanE gene encoding Alpha-D-kanosaminyltransferase, which produces MNIGFDAKRAYHNDTGLGFFSRVLVELLASYHPEHRYFLFNPKPGSMFRPQASHIQEVQPSAPLHKILRGAWRSKWICKDLKRLQIDLYHGLSQEIPSGIHTTGIPSVVTIHDLFAELYPSDFSFISTKIYRSKMRYACKYANRIMAISEETKRHITNTYHINPSKIDVAYQSCDPIFSNIVSEEKKERIRAKYNLPREFFLHVGTIIERKNLLNICKALQLVQQEIPLPLVVVGKGGAYKKKVKQYLADNRLQDKVIFLTDALAAAGKKPFVETEDFPALYQMATAMIYPSFYEGFGLPIIEAMSGGVPVITSSTSCMPEIGGDAAFYVHPEKPEEMAEGFRKFYGDALYRQQAIAKGFINVQRFAPEVYVQSVINIYQAALNNK; this is translated from the coding sequence ATGAACATAGGTTTTGATGCAAAACGGGCTTATCATAATGATACAGGACTGGGATTTTTCAGCCGGGTACTCGTAGAATTATTGGCATCGTATCATCCCGAGCATCGATACTTCCTATTCAATCCCAAACCGGGAAGTATGTTTCGCCCTCAAGCCAGCCATATACAAGAAGTGCAACCTTCGGCACCACTGCATAAAATACTGAGAGGAGCTTGGCGAAGCAAATGGATATGTAAAGATCTAAAAAGATTGCAAATAGATCTGTATCACGGACTTAGCCAGGAAATCCCAAGCGGTATACATACAACAGGTATTCCATCAGTAGTAACCATACACGATCTTTTTGCCGAGCTATACCCCTCAGACTTCAGCTTTATCAGCACCAAAATATATCGCAGCAAAATGCGCTATGCATGTAAGTACGCCAACAGAATTATGGCCATCAGTGAGGAAACAAAACGCCATATCACCAACACCTATCATATCAATCCTTCAAAGATTGATGTGGCCTACCAAAGCTGTGATCCTATCTTCAGCAATATTGTAAGCGAGGAAAAAAAAGAACGAATACGGGCTAAATACAATTTGCCGCGAGAGTTTTTTCTGCATGTAGGAACTATCATTGAAAGAAAAAATCTGCTGAACATCTGTAAAGCTTTGCAGCTGGTGCAACAGGAGATCCCCTTGCCATTGGTAGTAGTGGGTAAAGGCGGGGCCTATAAGAAGAAAGTAAAACAATATCTTGCCGACAATCGGCTACAAGATAAAGTGATTTTTCTGACCGATGCGCTGGCCGCTGCGGGTAAAAAACCTTTTGTAGAAACGGAAGATTTCCCGGCACTGTATCAAATGGCGACGGCGATGATTTATCCATCCTTCTATGAAGGATTTGGGCTACCTATTATCGAAGCAATGTCCGGAGGAGTTCCGGTTATCACGTCTTCCACTTCTTGCATGCCCGAAATCGGTGGCGATGCGGCCTTCTATGTCCACCCCGAAAAGCCCGAAGAAATGGCAGAAGGATTTAGAAAATTTTATGGCGATGCTCTTTATCGCCAACAAGCCATAGCAAAAGGTTTTATCAATGTACAACGCTTCGCACCGGAAGTGTATGTACAATCAGTAATAAATATCTATCAAGCAGCACTGAATAATAAATAA
- the cysS gene encoding Cysteine--tRNA ligase encodes MSELKIYNSLSKQKEVFTPLTPGHVGMYVCGPTVSGESHLGHARPYVTFDVVYRYLTYLGYKVRYVRNITDAGHFEEEGREAEDKISSKAVLEKLEPMELVQKYTNLFHWAMLQFNCIPPSIEPTATGHIVEQIEMIKKLIADGYAYEKNGSVYFDVKKYAANYDYGKLSGRKIEELLENTRELEGQEEKNNPADFALWKAAPPQHIMRWQSPWGEGFPGWHIECSAMSTKYLGKQFDIHGGGMDLMFPHHESEIAQSTICNHVAPVRYWMHNNMITINGRKMGKSYNNVIKLTELFSGTHPLLSQAFHPMVVRFFILQSHYRSTLDFSNEALQASEKGLKRLWEAYENLKRIKERSGELNETAGDQELDAKVNKLVDEFAEFMNDDFNTAKVLANMFELAPVINSIKDRVTDIKSLSTATFNKLQEQFKLYIEDIFGLKAVSAADNDKLKAVMQLIIDIRREARSRKDFVTSDKIRNQLAAIGIILKDEKDGSVTWNIN; translated from the coding sequence ATGAGTGAACTTAAGATATATAATTCATTATCAAAGCAAAAAGAAGTATTTACCCCCCTTACCCCGGGGCATGTGGGGATGTATGTATGTGGCCCTACCGTAAGCGGAGAGAGTCACCTAGGCCATGCCAGACCCTACGTTACTTTTGACGTTGTATACCGATATCTTACCTACTTAGGATATAAAGTACGCTACGTAAGAAATATTACAGACGCCGGTCACTTTGAAGAAGAAGGGCGTGAAGCGGAAGATAAAATTTCTAGCAAGGCTGTTTTGGAAAAGCTAGAACCCATGGAGTTGGTACAGAAATACACCAACCTCTTCCATTGGGCTATGCTGCAGTTCAACTGTATTCCACCATCCATAGAACCTACTGCTACAGGACATATCGTAGAGCAGATTGAAATGATTAAAAAACTGATTGCCGACGGTTATGCCTACGAGAAAAACGGATCGGTGTACTTCGATGTAAAAAAATATGCTGCTAACTACGATTACGGTAAGCTCAGTGGAAGAAAAATAGAGGAGTTGCTGGAAAATACCCGTGAATTGGAAGGCCAAGAAGAAAAAAATAATCCCGCCGACTTCGCATTGTGGAAAGCAGCACCACCACAGCATATCATGCGCTGGCAAAGCCCCTGGGGCGAAGGTTTTCCGGGATGGCATATCGAATGTTCGGCCATGTCAACTAAATACCTGGGTAAGCAATTCGACATCCATGGCGGTGGAATGGACTTGATGTTCCCGCACCACGAAAGTGAGATTGCACAAAGTACCATCTGCAACCATGTAGCTCCGGTGCGTTACTGGATGCACAACAACATGATCACCATTAACGGCCGCAAGATGGGTAAAAGCTATAATAATGTTATTAAACTTACCGAACTATTTAGCGGCACCCATCCCTTACTGAGCCAAGCTTTCCATCCCATGGTGGTACGCTTCTTTATTCTGCAGAGCCACTACAGAAGTACGCTCGACTTTAGCAACGAAGCACTTCAGGCATCTGAAAAAGGACTGAAAAGACTGTGGGAAGCATACGAAAACTTGAAACGTATTAAAGAAAGAAGCGGTGAGCTGAACGAAACAGCAGGTGATCAAGAATTGGATGCTAAAGTAAACAAACTGGTAGATGAATTTGCCGAGTTTATGAACGATGACTTTAATACGGCTAAAGTGCTAGCAAACATGTTTGAGCTGGCTCCTGTTATCAACAGCATTAAAGACAGAGTCACCGACATTAAATCCTTATCTACCGCTACCTTCAATAAACTGCAGGAACAGTTCAAGCTTTATATAGAAGATATTTTTGGACTGAAAGCTGTATCGGCTGCGGACAACGATAAGCTCAAAGCCGTTATGCAACTGATTATAGATATTCGTCGCGAAGCCCGCAGCAGAAAAGACTTTGTAACGTCCGACAAAATCAGAAATCAGCTGGCAGCAATAGGCATCATACTGAAAGATGAAAAAGACGGAAGCGTCACCTGGAATATCAACTAA
- the rlmCD gene encoding 23S rRNA (uracil-C(5))-methyltransferase RlmCD, translating to MARRNKNITLEKVLIEDYAAEGRSLARVDGKVVFVEQVVPGDVVDIRLTKNKKDWAEGWPVHFHQYSEKRITPFCEHFGTCGGCQWQMLPYDLQLQYKQKQVVDNLTRIGKIQLPEIQPIIGSEKTTHYRNKIEYTFGTEEFLPKDAINTVSTPPKPGVAGFHGRGFWSKVVDIQTCYLQSEPTNKIRLAIKNFAIEKGWSFYNLKEQHGFLRTLQLRICETGEWMANVVVGEADEEKIEQLMQFIRQQFPDITTLLYTINTKKNDSLHDLEPIVYHGKGYVIEQLEDFKFKIGPKSFFQTNTRQGEVLYKITREFAELTGNETLYDLYCGTGSIGIFCSHKAGKIIGVEVIDAAIEDAKENAALNQLDKTFFYAGDVIKVCDDAFFRHHGKPDVIITDPPRAGMHEKLVQKIKEMAAPTVVYVSCNPATQARDLALLDEKYMVTKIQPVDMFPHTLHIENVVQLKLRE from the coding sequence TTGGCTCGTAGAAATAAAAATATTACACTCGAAAAGGTATTAATAGAAGATTATGCCGCCGAAGGTCGCTCACTAGCGCGTGTGGATGGCAAAGTTGTATTTGTAGAGCAAGTAGTACCCGGCGATGTAGTGGATATACGTCTTACAAAAAATAAAAAAGACTGGGCCGAAGGTTGGCCCGTACATTTTCATCAATATTCTGAAAAAAGGATTACGCCTTTTTGTGAGCACTTTGGCACTTGCGGTGGCTGTCAATGGCAAATGCTACCTTATGATCTGCAATTGCAATACAAGCAGAAACAGGTAGTAGATAACCTTACACGCATAGGCAAAATTCAACTACCGGAGATACAACCCATCATCGGTTCCGAAAAAACAACACATTACCGTAATAAAATAGAATACACCTTCGGCACCGAAGAGTTTCTTCCCAAGGATGCCATAAATACTGTAAGTACACCTCCTAAACCAGGTGTCGCAGGCTTCCATGGTCGCGGTTTCTGGAGTAAAGTAGTAGATATACAAACTTGCTATTTGCAATCCGAACCCACAAACAAAATAAGACTGGCAATAAAAAACTTTGCTATAGAAAAGGGCTGGAGCTTTTATAATCTAAAAGAGCAACACGGTTTTTTACGCACGTTGCAATTGCGCATTTGCGAAACCGGCGAGTGGATGGCCAATGTAGTAGTAGGTGAAGCGGATGAAGAAAAGATTGAACAACTGATGCAGTTTATTCGGCAGCAATTTCCCGATATTACCACCTTGCTATATACCATCAATACTAAGAAAAACGACAGTCTGCATGACCTAGAGCCTATTGTATATCATGGTAAGGGTTACGTAATAGAACAATTGGAAGACTTCAAATTTAAAATAGGACCTAAATCTTTCTTCCAGACCAATACCCGACAAGGCGAGGTTTTATACAAAATCACCCGCGAATTTGCCGAGCTTACCGGCAACGAAACTTTGTATGATTTATACTGTGGTACGGGCAGCATTGGCATTTTTTGCAGCCATAAAGCCGGAAAAATAATTGGAGTGGAGGTGATTGATGCAGCCATTGAAGACGCCAAAGAAAACGCCGCGTTGAATCAGCTGGATAAAACATTCTTTTATGCAGGAGATGTAATTAAAGTATGTGACGATGCCTTTTTCCGCCACCACGGCAAGCCCGATGTGATCATCACCGACCCACCACGCGCAGGCATGCATGAAAAGCTAGTGCAAAAGATTAAAGAAATGGCAGCCCCTACGGTGGTGTATGTAAGCTGTAATCCCGCTACACAAGCGCGCGACCTAGCACTATTGGATGAAAAATACATGGTTACCAAAATCCAACCTGTGGACATGTTCCCACATACATTGCATATTGAAAATGTGGTGCAATTAAAATTGCGCGAGTAA